The genomic segment CGGCAAGCCAAGCGGAAGCATCGAGCGCTGAATGCCGAACGCCAGTCTGGCAAAAGCTATTGGGAGCGCTGGAAGCCGGCCTGGAAAATCAAGACAAGCGGCAGCGCCTACCGGATCAATTTCGATATTCACCGCGCGTTCGGACTTTGGTTCTGGCTGGTCCTCTTCATCGTCGCCTTCACCGGCTTTTCGCTGAACCTGTATCGCGAGGTGTTTTACCCAGTGATGTCGATGGTCTCGAAAGTGACGCCGGATATTTTTGCGACCCGGCCGCCAACCCCGTTCGATGAACCGGTGATCCCGCAACTAACATTCTCCGACATTCTGAAGAAGGGTGAAATCGAAGCCAAGCAGATGGGCATTCAGGAACCTCCGGGGGCGTTGTTCTACGCGCCGCGATGGGGCGTCTACGGCGTGAGCTTGTTCGAACGGGGCGATTCACACGGCACCGGTGGCGTCGGCCCTGAATTCCTCACCTTCGATCAGGGAGACGGTCGATTCTTAGGCAGACGGACGCCGTGGAAAGGCACGGCAGCCGACATTTTTGTTCAGGCACAGTTTCCGTTGCACTCGGGACGTATCCTCGGAATACCCGGCCGCATCCTCATTTCCCTGGTCGGGCTGGTGTGCGCCGCGCTCGCGATAACCGGCGTCGTCATTTGGTATCGCAAGCGGCGCGCGCGGATCCGTGTCCGCGTCTCGGAGCTCAATCGTGCTGAACCGTTGCTCCAGCACGCCGCCTCCGTTCGGGCCGAGCGCTAAGAACCCGCAGTCGCAGGACTGAGTCGCCCCCGAAGAACAAGTCGGAGGCGTTGGCGACGAACCACGCACCAGTGGAAACCCCATAGCGGGCAGTTGCATCACCCGTGCATGCGCGGTGTTATGATTGTGATAGCTTTGGCCTGTCTCAGCCGTGGAACGGAATTGCACGCCCGCAGTTTCAGACATATATTTCAATCACTTCAGCAGCTTAACTGTTATTCGCCCATGCGGTGCGTCCGCCGCAAAAACGGGCAATCGACGTGGTATCCTTTCGAATGCTTCAGGTTGTTACGGCGCAAAGCAGTTCGGTCTGTGAATCTTGCGAACTGTTAATTCGACGGCCTTCAGAATTTTCGACATATCGAAGCTAGAACGGGTTGGAGAGTGCGGCTTTGGAACAACGTGTCGACACTCCGAAGGAAGTCGTAAACCCCACCCAGCGCCGGCCGCGCGGTTCGGGGATCGTCTGGCTTGTGGTGCTCGCCTTGCTCGCGGCCGGCGTCTATTGGTGGTCGCATCGCCAGCAGCCGGCTGAACGGCAGACTCCCGCGGTCAACCGGCGCGCCGCGCCACCTGCATCGGTCGGCACCGCGGTGATCGGCACCGGCAGTATCGATATCGCGCTTGATGCGCTCGGCACGGTCACCTCGCTCGCGACGATCACCGTGCGCACGCAGATCAGCGGCCAGCTCGTGAAGGTGGCTTTCACCGAAGGGCAAGAAACCAAGAAGGGCGATCTGCTGGCGCAGATCGATCCGCGCCCCTATGAGGCGGCGCTGGCCCAGGCGAAAGGTCAGCTCGCGCGCGACCAAGCCACGCTGCAGGGCGCCCAGGTCGATCTCAAACGCTACCAGCAATTGGCCGCCCAAAATGCCGTGCAACGCCAGACGCTCGACACCCAGGTGGCGCTGGTGGCGCAATATCAGGGTACGGTGGAAGCCGATCAGGCCGCCGTCAAAGCGGCCGAGGTCAATCTGGCTTTCACCAGCATCGCGGCGCCGGTCGATGGCCGCGTCGGCCTGCGCCAGGTCGACCAAGGCAATTACATCACGCCGACGGACACCAATGGCATCGTGGTGATCACGCAATTGCTGCCGATCAGCGTGTTGTTCACTGTTCCAGAAGATCAACTGCCAGCGATCCGTCAGCGTATGGCTGGCGGTGTGACCCTGCCGGTGACCGCCTTCGATCGCACCGGCAACACCAAGCTCGCCGACGGCAAGCTCGAAACCTTCGACAGTTCGATCGATCCGACGACCGGCACGATCAAGCTGCGCGCCATTTTTCCCAACGACAATCACGCCCTCTATCCCAACCAGTTCGTCAATGTCGAACTGCTGGTCGACCGGCATGAGAATGTGGTGATCGCCCCCACGCCAGCCATTCAGCGCGGCTCACCCGGCACATTCGTCTATGTGGTGAACGCCGACAGCACGGTCTCGGTGCGCAAGGTCACCTTGGGGCCGACCAATGGCGAGCGTGTCGAAATCCGGGACGGTCTCAAGGCTGGCGAAACGGTCGTCGTCGACGGCATTGATCGGCTGCGCGATGGCGCCCGGATTAATGTGCATACGGATACCACCGCGCCGGCCCAGGCGGCGGCGCCCCAGACAGCACCTACCCAGACAGCACCTGCCCAGACAGCACCGACACAACCAGCCGCGCCCAATGCAACACCACGCGTGCCAGGAAGCGGGCAAGGGAACGGCCAGGGACCAGGACAAGGCGGCGGCCGGCGTAATCAGGGCGGCCAGAACCAAGGCGGTCAATCGCCATGAACCCCTCACGCCCGTTTATCCTGCGGCCCGTCGCAACAACCCTTCTGATGATTGCGATTCTGCTGTCGGGCATACTGGCGTTTCGTTTCCTGCCGATCTCCGCCCTGCCCCAGGTCGATTACCCGACCATCCAGGTGCAGACCTTCTATCCCGGCGCCAGCCCGGACGTGATGACCTCTTCAGTCACCGCGCCGCTGGAAGTGCAGCTCGGCCAGATCCCCAATCTGGACCAGATGAGCTCGATCAGCTCGGCTGGCTCTTCCGTCATCACCTTGCAGTTCAGCCTTGCGATCTCGCTCGATGTCGCCGAACAGCAAGTGCAGGCAGCAATCAACGCCGCCGGCAATCTGCTGCCAGCCGACCTGCCGGCGCCGCCAATCTATGCCAAGGTCAATCCGGCCGACGCGCCGGTTCTCACGCTGGGGCTGACGTCAAAAAGCTTGGCGCTGCGTGACGTCCAAGCCATGGCCGATACGCGGCTGGCGCAGAAGATTTCGCAATTGCCCGGCGTCGGGCTCGTCAGCCTCAGCGGCGGCCAGCGCCCCGCCGTCCGCGTTCAAGCCGATCCGCGCAAACTCGCGGCCTATGGCCTTAATATCGACGATCTGCGCACCACCCTTGGCAATGCCAATGTCAATCAGCCGAAGGGTAATTTCGACGGGCCAACACGCGCCTATACGGTCAATGCCAATGACCAACTCCAGAGCGCCGATCAATATCGACCGCTGATCGTCGCCTATAAGAATGGCGCGCCCGTGCGGCTCAGTGACGTGGCCGTCGTCGTCGATGGCACCGAGAACAACAAACTCGCCGCCTGGATGAATTCAACGCCGGCAATCATCGTCAACATTCAACGCCAGCCTGGCGCCAATGTCATTGATGTGGTCGACCGCATCAAGGCCTTGTTGCCGCAACTCGAGGCCTCCCTGCCGGGCGCCATCGACGTGACGGTTTTGACCGACCGGACCACAACCATCCGCGCTTCGGTCCGCGACGTCGAATATGAGCTGACGCTGGCGGTGCTCCTGGTCGTCCTGGTGATCTTCGTCTTCTTGCGCAGCTCGCGCGCCACGCTCATTCCCAGCCTGTCGGTGCCATTGTCGCTGGTCGGTACCCTGGGCGTCATGTATCTATTCGGCTACAGCCTCGACAATCTGTCCTTGATGGCCTTGACCGTCGCCACCGGCTTCGTCGTCGACGATGCCATCGTGGTGATCGAGAACATCTCGCGCTATATCGAAGAGGGTGACACGCCGCTTGAAGCCGCACTGAAAGGCTCCGAGCAGATCGGCTTCACCATCATCTCCCTGACCGTTTCGCTGATCGCGGTTCTGATCCCGCTGCTGTTCATGAGCGATGTGGTTGGGCGTCTGTTCCGCGAATTCGCCGTCACCCTTGCCACCACCATTCTGATTTCAGCCGTGGTGTCGCTCACGCTCGTGCCGATGGCCTGCGCCAAATTGCTCCTGCCCCAGTCGGAAATCCGCGAGAATAGATTTCAACGCGCCAGCCGCGAATTCTTCGACTGGGTGATCCGTGGCTATGGTCACATGCTGACCTGGGTGCTCGACCGGCAGACAGGCATGCTGCTGGTGGCGCTGGGCACCCTGGTGCTGACAGCCATCCTTTATATCCAGATCCCCAAGGGGTTCTTTCCTGTCCAGGACACCGGCGTCATCCAGGCCATTACCGAGGCCCCTCAATCGACCTCCTACGCGGCCATGGGCGAACGTCAGCAGAAACTGGCCGAGATCGTTCTCAAGGACAAGGATGTCGAGAGCCTGTCGTCCTTCATTGGCGTTGATGGCACCAATACCACGCTCAATGTCGGGCGGATGCTGATCAATCTCAAGCCGGGACGCAGCTCCGATATCACCACGGTGATCGACCGATTGAAGGAGAGCACACAAAGCCTGCCTGGCATGACGCTCTATATGCAGCCGGTGCAGGATCTGACCATCAGCGGCACCGTCAGCCGCACACAGTATCAATTCGCTCTGCAGGATGCCAATGCGGCTGAACTGTCGGAATTCGTACCGAAGCTGATCGATAAGCTTAACACGTTGCCGCAGCTCGCCGATGTCACCAGTGACCTGTCCGATCGCGGCCTTGCTGTCTTCGTCGATATCGACCGCAATCAGGCCGCCCGGTTTGGCGTCACGCCGGCGACGGTGGACAATGCGCTTTATGATGCTTTCGGCCAGCGCATCGTCTCGACCATTTTCACGACATCCAGCCAGTATCGGGTCATCCTCGAAGCCTCGCCCGATATGCAAAAGTCGATGCGGTCCCTGTCATCAATCTATCTGCCGACGTCAACAGGCGGCGACCCTATTCCGCTCTCGGTCGTCGCCAAGACGCGCATCGATACGTCACCGTTGCAGATCACCCATATGGGTCAATTCCCATCGACAACGATCTCGTTCAACCTGGCGCCCAATGTTTCGCTTGGCGAGGCGGTCGATGCGATCAAGCAGGCGCAGACCGAGATTGGGATGCCACCCAGCGTCATCGCTACCTTCCTGGGCACGGCGGCCGCCTTCCAAGCGGCGTTGGGCAATGAACTGTTCCTGATCCTCGCTGCCGTGGTGACGGTCTACATTGTGCTCGGGGTGCTTTACGAGAGCTTCATCCATCCGATCACCATTCTGTCGACTCTGCCATCGGCCGGCATTGGCGCATTGCTGGCGCTTATGCTGGCCGGGGAAGATCTGACCATCATCGCGCTCATCGGCATCATCCTCCTCATCGGCATCGTCAAGAAAAATGCGATCATGATGATCGACTTTGCCCTGGAGGCGCAGCGCCACGAGGGCAGGTCGCCGCGCGAAGCCATTTACCAGGCTTGCCTGCTGCGGTTCCGGCCCATTCTGATGACGACGACCGCGGCAATTCTCGGTGCCTTGCCACTGATGCTGGGCAGCGGCGTCGGCTCGGAACTGCGTCATCCGCTTGGCGTCACCATTGTCGGCGGCTTGCTGGTCAGCCAGGCGCTGACCCTGTTCACGACACCGGTCATCTATCTTTGGTTCGACCGGCTGGCGACGCGGTTTCAGGGCACCCCCGATCCCAGCGGGCAGAGGGCGGACCTGACGCCATGAATTTGTCAGTTCCCTTCATCCGCCGCCCGGTGGCGACGACTTTGCTGACGATCGGTTTGATCGCGACCGGTCTGGTGGCGTTTCCGCTGCTGCCGGTCGCGCCACTGCCACAGGTCGACTATCCTGTCATTTCCGTCCGCGCGACCATGCCGGGCGCCAGTCCTCAGGTGATGGCCAATACGGTGGCCAGCCCCCTGGAGCGCCATCTTGGCCAGATCGCCGACGTCAACGAAATGACCTCGTCGAGCAGCGTCGGCAGCACGCGCGTGACCCTGCAGTTTGGTCTCAATCGGGATATCGACGGCGCGGCGCGCGATGTTCAGGCGGCCATCAATGCGGCGCGCGCCGATTTGCCGACGAGCCTGCGATCGAACCCGACCTATCGCAAGGTCAATCCGGCCGACGCACCGATCCTCATTCTGGCGCTCACCTCCGATACGCTGACGCGCGGCCAGATTTACGATGCGGCGAGCACCGTGCTGGCGCAGAAATTGTCCCAGGTCGGCGGCATTGGCGAAGTGGATGTCAATGGCAGTTCGCTGCCAGCGGTGCGTGTTGAACTCAACCCGCAAGCGCTCTACCATTATAGTATTGGCATGGAAGACGTGCGCGCAGCGCTCGGCGCCGCCAATGCCCATGCGCCCAAGGGCGCGATTGAAATTGGTCCCCTGCGCTACCAGATCTACGCCAACGATCAGGGGATCGTCGCCGCCGACTATCGCGATCTCATCATCGCCTATCGCAACAACGCGCCAGTGCACCTGCGCGATGTGGCGCAGGTCATCGATTCAGTCGAGAATTTACGCAACGCCGGCCTCGCCAATGGCAAGCCGGCGGTTCTGCTCGTGCTGTTCCGCTCGCCGAACGCCAATATCATCGATACGGTCGATCGTGTCCGCACGCTGCTTCCCACCTTACAAGCGTCGGTTTCGCCGGCCATCGACATTTCCGTGGCGCTTGACCGTTCGACGACCATTCGGGCCTCATTGAAGGAAGTCGAGCGCACCTTGATGATTTCGATCATCCTGGTGATCCTGGTGGTGTTCGCCTTTTTGCGCGACTGGCGCGCCACCCTGGTGCCCATTGTCGCCGTGCCAGCCTCGTTGATCGGCACGCTCGGCATCATGTATCTGCTCGGTTTCAGCATCGACAATCTGTCATTGATGGCGCTGACCGTCGCCACGGGCTTCGTCGTCGACGACGCGGTGGTCGTCCTCGAGAATATTTCGCGTCATCGGTCCGCCGGGCTTTCCCCCATCGACGCGGCGATCAAGGGCTCGCAGGAGGTCGGCTTCACGGTCGTCTCGATGAGCTTGTCGCTCATCGCCGTCTTCATTCCGATTCTCTTGATGAGCGGGCTGGTCGGCCGCCTGTTTCGCGAATTTGCCATTACCTTGTCGGCCGCCATTCTGGTGTCGCTGGTGATTTCGCTGACGACGACCGCAATGATGTGTTCGGTGCTGCTGCGCGGGGAAAGCGAGCGCCACGGGCGCGTCTATCGGGCGAGCGAGCGGGCTTTCGAGGCGATGCTGGATGCCTATCGCCGGTCCTTGTCTTGGGCTTTGAATCACCCGCGGTTCATTATGCTGCTGCTGTTGGGGACGCTCTGTCTCAACGGCTATCTCTATGACACGATCCCGAAGGGCTTCTTCCCGCAGCAGGACACCGGGCAGATCATCGGTTCAATTCAAGCCGATCAGGCCATCTCTTTCCAATCCATGTCGCAAAAGCTGAGCCAGTTCTCCAACATCGTCAAAGACGATCCGGCGGTGAACACAGCCGTCTCCTTCACCGGCGGCGGCCAGACCAATTCCGGCTTTATGTTCGTATCGCTCAAGCCCCTGGCGGAACGCAAGGTGACCGCCGATCAGGTGATTGCACGGCTGCGGGGCAAGCTTGCCGTGGTGCCCGGCGCGACCCTGTTTCTGCAAGCGGCGCAAGACATCCGCATGGGCGGGCGACAGTCCAACGCGCAATATCAGTATACGCTGCAAGGCGACGATGCGGCCGAGATCGCGGAATGGACACCGAAGCTGACGGCCGCCTTGCAGCAGGCGCCAAGCCTGCGCGATGTCAACAGCGATCAACAGAACAAAGGGCTTGAGGCCAATCTCATCATCGACCGCGATACGGCGGCGCGCCTGGGCATAACCGTCAGCCAGATCGACAATACGCTCTATGATGCTTTCGGCCAGCGCCAAGTGTCGACCATCTATGTCGCGCGCAATCAGTATCACGTGGTGATGGAGGTGGCGCCGCAGTATTGGCAGAACCCCGAAACCCTGAAACAGGTCTACATCAGCACGTCGGGCGGCTCAGTCAGTGGTTCGCAAGCGACCAATGCGGTGGCCGGCACTTTCACGTCAGGACAATCAACGACCACCACGTCCGCGAGCGCCAGTGCGGCCATCAATCAGGCGAACAATTCCATCGGCGCAGTGGGTAAAACAGTCAGCTCGACAGGGTCCGCGGTCAGCACCAGCGTTGAAACCATGGTGCCGCTGGCGGCAGTGGCGCAGTTTGGCCCTGGCAGCACACCGCTTTCGGTCAACCACCAAGGTCTTCTCGTCGCGAGCACCATCTCCTTCAACCTGGCGCCTGACGTCGCCTTGAGCGATGCGGTGGCGACCATCGATGCTGCCAAAGCCCGGATCGGCATGCCAGCCACCATTCATGGCAGTTTCCAGGGAACCGCCAGCGCCTTTCAAGATTCGCTTGCCAGCCAACCAATGCTGATCCTGACGGCGCTGATCGCGGTCTATATCGTGCTCGGTGTTCTCTACGAGAGCTATGTTCATCCGCTGACCATTCTCTCGACGCTGCCGTCGGCCGGCGTCGGAGCCCTGTTGGCGCTGAGCGCTGTCGGGCTCGAATTCTCGATCATGGCGTTGATCGGCGTCATCCTGCTTATCGGCATTGTGAAGAAAAATGCGATCATGATGATCGACTTCGCGCTCGACGCAGAGCGCAACCATGGCCTATCGGCCCACGATGCGATCTATCAGGCTTGTCTGCTGCGTTTTCGCCCGATCATGATGACGACCATGGCAGCGCTGCTCGGCGCCGTGCCGCTCGCCATCGGGTTTGGCGAGGGTAGCGAACTCCGCCGGCCGTTGGGGGTGGCTATTGTGGGCGGCTTGATCCTGAGCCAAGTTCTGACACTCTATACGACCCCGGTGATCTATATATACGTCGACCGCTTCCGACTCTGGGCCAAAGGCTGGCGGCGGCGGCCGGGTCCGGTGCTGCGTGGCAGCGGATCAATGAACTAACGGACGACTGAGCTAGCGAACGACCGAACTAAAGGTGTGGCGAATGCATTCTGGAGTCAGTGTGCCCTGGATTTCTGCGTTAATTGCCACATCCATGCGTACGACGAAGCGCCGGCGGCTCATCCGGATCGCCACCATTCCGCTGATGGCTGTCGGCCTGTCAGGCTGTATTCTGAACAGCGAGCATCCTGATCCCGAGGTCGAGGTGCCGGTCGCCTATGAGACGGCGCCGCGCAAGGCCGATGCCGCCTTGCCAGCGCCTGACTGGTGGCGCGGCTTCCGCTCGTCCGAATTGACCGATCTCGTCCTCGATGCGCAGAGCGCCAATCTCGATATTGCCGTTGCCGTTGCGCAGATCATTCAGGCAGAGGCCCAGGCCGGCGCGGCCGGAGCGCCCCTCCTGCCGACCGTCGGCGGGGTCGGCAATGCCGAGCGTATACGGACGCCGGCCACCGGCGGATCAAGCGCGTCATTGAACTCTACGTTCAGCCTCGGCCTGACCGCCAGTTACATGCTGGATTTCTGGGGCAAGAACCGCGCCGCTTTCTATTCCGCATCTGAAACCTTCATCGGCAGCCGCTACAATCGCGACGTGGTTGCACTCACCACCACAGTCTCGGTCGCCAACGCCTATTTTCAAGTGTTGGCAGCACGAGACCAGCTCGGCGTGGCGCAGGAAAATCTCGCCGCCGCCAATCGCATTCTCGATCTCATCCGCAAGCAGATGGCCGGTGGCACAGCCTCGCAATTGCAGCTGTCGCAACAGGAAGCCCTGGTCGCCCAGGTAAAGGCTTCGATTCCGCCGTTGCAGGTGACGGTGAAACAGAATCTGGCAGCGCTCGCCGTGTTGTTGGCGCGCCCGACGACGGGCTTCACCATCAAAGGCGCCAGCCTGACCCGCATCGCCGTGCCGCGCGTGACGCCGGGGCTACCATCGGAGTTGCTCACCCGCCGGCCCGATCTGGCTTTGGCGGAAGCACAGCTCGCTTCGTCGAACTTCTCCGTCGAATCGGCCCGCGCCGCTTTCTTCCCGCAGGTCACGCTCACTGGCACCACCGGCTTTCAAAGTGGTGCCCTGTCGTCGCTGTTTGTCCCTGGTGCCTGGTATTACACAATGGCCGCCGGGCTGACGCAGCCGATCTTCAACGGCTTCCTGCTCGAGAACCAGCTCAAGCAGGCCCGTGGCCTGCAGCTGCAATACCTGCAGAGCTATCGCAAAGCGGTTGTCTCGGCCTTCTCCGATGTGGAAGTCGCACTCGTAACCCTGCAACAGACGACGCTGCAATTGCAGCTGCAAGGTCAGGTCGTCGCCGCTTCGCGGAAGGCCTTCCAAGTGGCCGAAACGCAATTGCGCGGCGGCACTGTCGATCTGGTTTCGGTGTTGCAGACGCAGCAGACACTGTTCACCGCCGACACCGCGCTGGCACAGGTGCGCCTGAGCAAGATGCTGGCCGTGGTTAGCCTGTTCCAAGCTCTGGGTGGAGGCTGGAGCGAACCGCCGACGGGCCGATAAGCTCGAAGTCGGTCAGAAGGAAACTGAGGAGCTGGCGTTTCTTGGTTGGCGTTTCTGCCGGCTCATGGCCATTTCGTGAAACAATCGCAATCCTGCGTGAACCGCCCCAGATTTGTCGGAGTGCAGGACCAGCATCTGTCTCGCGCAATGAAAAGAGGCGAATGCCATGCGAGACACCTCCTCCACGCCAAACCCTTCGCTTGCAAACCGCTCGACTCCAAATCCCTCCCGGTCCGTCGCTTCTCCCGAGAACCCCAATCGACGCGACTTTCTCTATATCGCCACCGCTGCCATGGCCGGTGTCGGTGCTGCCGCCGTTGTCTGGCCGCTCATCAATCAGATGCAACCGGATGCTTCAGTTCTCGCCGCTGGTATTCCGATCGATATCGATATCAGTCGGATAGAACCGGGGCAGCAAATCCGGGCCATATGGCGTGGTATGCCTATCTATATCGTCAATCGAACAGCGACGGCGTTGGGCAGCCTGCAAAACCCGCAGCTCCTCACCATGCTGCGCGATCCCGAGTCCACGCAATTGCAACAGCCTCCCTACGCGGTGAACTGGCATCGTTCGATCAAGCCCGAGTTTCTCGTGTTGGTCGGCATCTGCACGCATCTCGGCTGCCTGCCGGAGTTCAAGCCGGACGGCAGCGTCAGTGGCTATGATGGCTATTTCTGTCCCTGTCACGGTTCCAAATATGATCTGGCCGGGCGTGTTTTCTCCGGCGTTCCAGCACCCTACAATCTGCCGGTCCCGCCCCATCACTTTGTCAGCGACAAGATTCTACGCGTCGGCGAAAATCCGGACGGTCAGACTTTTGACTTTGGCTCCATTGAGCAAGTCTGAAGCGCAAGCCTAACGGCTTCGATTCCGGAACCTCATGCTGCCCCGGCCTGCGCCTGGGGGATATTGCCTCGTCGCCACAGTGCAGGTGGCCCGCCCAAGGCAGCCTGCCCAAGTGGCCTGAAAATCCACACTCTTTATCGAAAAGCAGCGTCGGTAGCCTGGTCCCCAAGGCTAGGCAAAGCTCCGACAGCTCTTCTTACGAACCAGTCGAATATCGATCAAAAACAGCCGTATAGCCACCTATTTTGTAACAATTCCGCCACATCTGCGGAGAAAAGGCGGTCTTGGAGCGGCGGAAAACCATTCGACTGTGGCGGCCTGTCACGATTTCGATACATTGCCCCTCACCCGTAGAATCACTGAGGTGAATTTACCTCAAGATTCAGGGAGGAGCGTGCTGGAGGGCTGGGTTCCGACTTCTTCTGCCGATGCGGAGGATCTGATTTCAGTCAGTTCGGCGATTTTCGGAGGCAAACGAATGACGTTTACTAAGAGTGTCCTGCTCGGCTCCGCGGCGGCTTTATTTGCCGTGGCCGGTGCGCAGGCCGCGGATCTGCCATCGCGCAAGTCCGCACCTGTCGAATATGTGAGGGTCTGCGACGCCTATGGCGCTGGCTTCTATTGGATTCCGGGTACCGACACCTGCTTGAAGGTCGGTGGCCGCGTCCGTGTCGACGGGTGGTACACCCCGGCGAAGAATGCCGTGTCCGGCCGCTCGACCGGTGGTGGCACCGGTACGTTCATCAGCTCGAACGGGATCGATCAGAACGGCTGGTACGCGCGCGGTGTCGTGAACATGGATGCCCGCACCCAGTCCGCCTGGGGCACGGTGCAGACCGTCTTCTCGCTGCGCTTGATGGCGGCCTCTGGCCTTGCCAACACGCCGCCGGGCTATTCCGCTGGTGTGTTTGCCGCTGGCAACGCCAATACCGCGACGATTGAAGCCGCCTACATCCGCTTCGCCGGTTTCACCGTCGGCCAGGCGGCCTCGAACTTCACGTTCCTGCCGCCCTACCAGTATCAATCGCTGTATAACGCGGGCTTCCCGAACGGCGTCCGCCAGCTCGCTTACACGGCCACCTTTGGCAACGGTTTCTCCGCCACCCTGGCGCTCGAAAACAAGGGTGACCTGATCGTGGCAGGGGCCGTCAACACGCTTGGCCCGAACCCGTTCACCGCCACGGCGGCGACGGCTGGACCGGTCCCGCAACGTCTGCCGTCGCTCGTCGGCAACCTGCGCGTCGACCAGCCCTGGGGTTCGGCCATGGTGTCCGCCATGGTGATGCAAAACACCGGCACCTTCGCCAATCCGTCGCTCGCGGTGGTTGGGAATGCCGGTCCGCAGGTCAACCGCACCGGCTGGGCTGTCGGTGCTGGTGGTCGCATCAACCTGCCGATGATCGCGCAGGGGGATCACGTTCAGTTCTGGGCCAACTATGGTGTCGGCGCGCTCGATTACCTCTATGGCTTGGGCGCGAACGCCAACTTCGCCACCACCACCAACTTCCTCGGTGGTTTCCTGCGCGTCGATCGCAACCTGACCTTGTTCTGTCTGAACGCGGCTTGCACGGCCGGCGGTTCGGAACAGACCAAGGCGTTCAGCGCCACGGCGATCTTCACCCACTACTGGACCCCGTCGCTGCGTTCGAACTTGGTCGGCACCTATGTGCAGATCACGCCGGGCGGCGTCAGCCAGAACACCGCATGGGCCAACGGCGGTTTGTCGAAGGCGCATCTGTGGAACGTCGCGGGCGATCTGATCTGGTCGCCGGTGCGTAACTTCGACATCGGTGTCGAGCTCTCCTACGCCAAACTGAACCAGAGCCTGCCGCTCTCGGTTCCCGCCGGCCTGGGTACGCTCGCCAATGTTAACCCGAGCAACTGGACCGGTCGCGTGCGCGTCGAGCGCACCTTCTAATCCAGAGCAAATCGCGTTTCGATAGAAACGCGATCACCAGAATTCTAGCCGGGGGGCGCAATACCTCGGCTGGAACGGCCGCACCTCGTGGCACCCGGACAATCCAGTGAGATTGAAATCGGCCTCCGTTTCAATCCCGCTCCCTCTGAGCAACAGATCTGGGAACATGTGGAATTGGGCGGTTCTAAAGCCCCGACGTCCGAGCGACGTCGGGGCTTTTTTATTGGCTTATTCTCGCCTGATCTTGCGTCCACCATTGGGCAGGAAAGGCCTCGTAAGGCCCTAGATTGCTCGGAAAACGAGCAAAACCGTTGCTGCGGCGCCACACCGGCCCAGCAAACAGGCAAGCTCAAGTGTTCGTGAACACCACTAAGTTTAACTTGCGCTATTTTCCTATCGAGCGGGATCGCGAGGACATATTTACGGCAAGTTCGTGGGAATTATGCCCGCCAATTGGCGAGATCCCGGCTTTTCCTACGACAATAAAAGTTCAGATTCGTCTGGCGGAGTTTTTCAATGAGTTTCACCAAGAGTCTTCTGCTTGGTTCAACGGCGGCTTTGCTCGCCGCGGCTGGGGCGCAGGCGGCAGATCTGCCGTCGCGCAAGGCGGCACCCGTGGAATATGTCCGCGTGTGCGACGCCTATGGTCAAGGGTTTTACTGGATTCCCGGCACCGACACCTGCCTGAAGGTTGGCGGTCGTGTTCGTGTCGATG from the Beijerinckia sp. 28-YEA-48 genome contains:
- a CDS encoding PepSY-associated TM helix domain-containing protein; the protein is MRALFTLIHRWIGLAIASFIIVSGLTGAVISWDHELDDLINPHLMFSSTQGERLPPLEIMRRAQKAEPRVFITYMALNPEDGKNYELVVEPKTDPNTSKLYDLDFNRLYYDPVTGTEVGRRNWGAAWPVTRETVISFLYKLHYMYHIPAMWGTDRWGYWLLGIVALVWTIDCFIGFYLTLPLRQAKRKHRALNAERQSGKSYWERWKPAWKIKTSGSAYRINFDIHRAFGLWFWLVLFIVAFTGFSLNLYREVFYPVMSMVSKVTPDIFATRPPTPFDEPVIPQLTFSDILKKGEIEAKQMGIQEPPGALFYAPRWGVYGVSLFERGDSHGTGGVGPEFLTFDQGDGRFLGRRTPWKGTAADIFVQAQFPLHSGRILGIPGRILISLVGLVCAALAITGVVIWYRKRRARIRVRVSELNRAEPLLQHAASVRAER
- a CDS encoding MdtA/MuxA family multidrug efflux RND transporter periplasmic adaptor subunit; this encodes MEQRVDTPKEVVNPTQRRPRGSGIVWLVVLALLAAGVYWWSHRQQPAERQTPAVNRRAAPPASVGTAVIGTGSIDIALDALGTVTSLATITVRTQISGQLVKVAFTEGQETKKGDLLAQIDPRPYEAALAQAKGQLARDQATLQGAQVDLKRYQQLAAQNAVQRQTLDTQVALVAQYQGTVEADQAAVKAAEVNLAFTSIAAPVDGRVGLRQVDQGNYITPTDTNGIVVITQLLPISVLFTVPEDQLPAIRQRMAGGVTLPVTAFDRTGNTKLADGKLETFDSSIDPTTGTIKLRAIFPNDNHALYPNQFVNVELLVDRHENVVIAPTPAIQRGSPGTFVYVVNADSTVSVRKVTLGPTNGERVEIRDGLKAGETVVVDGIDRLRDGARINVHTDTTAPAQAAAPQTAPTQTAPAQTAPTQPAAPNATPRVPGSGQGNGQGPGQGGGRRNQGGQNQGGQSP
- a CDS encoding MdtB/MuxB family multidrug efflux RND transporter permease subunit, which codes for MNPSRPFILRPVATTLLMIAILLSGILAFRFLPISALPQVDYPTIQVQTFYPGASPDVMTSSVTAPLEVQLGQIPNLDQMSSISSAGSSVITLQFSLAISLDVAEQQVQAAINAAGNLLPADLPAPPIYAKVNPADAPVLTLGLTSKSLALRDVQAMADTRLAQKISQLPGVGLVSLSGGQRPAVRVQADPRKLAAYGLNIDDLRTTLGNANVNQPKGNFDGPTRAYTVNANDQLQSADQYRPLIVAYKNGAPVRLSDVAVVVDGTENNKLAAWMNSTPAIIVNIQRQPGANVIDVVDRIKALLPQLEASLPGAIDVTVLTDRTTTIRASVRDVEYELTLAVLLVVLVIFVFLRSSRATLIPSLSVPLSLVGTLGVMYLFGYSLDNLSLMALTVATGFVVDDAIVVIENISRYIEEGDTPLEAALKGSEQIGFTIISLTVSLIAVLIPLLFMSDVVGRLFREFAVTLATTILISAVVSLTLVPMACAKLLLPQSEIRENRFQRASREFFDWVIRGYGHMLTWVLDRQTGMLLVALGTLVLTAILYIQIPKGFFPVQDTGVIQAITEAPQSTSYAAMGERQQKLAEIVLKDKDVESLSSFIGVDGTNTTLNVGRMLINLKPGRSSDITTVIDRLKESTQSLPGMTLYMQPVQDLTISGTVSRTQYQFALQDANAAELSEFVPKLIDKLNTLPQLADVTSDLSDRGLAVFVDIDRNQAARFGVTPATVDNALYDAFGQRIVSTIFTTSSQYRVILEASPDMQKSMRSLSSIYLPTSTGGDPIPLSVVAKTRIDTSPLQITHMGQFPSTTISFNLAPNVSLGEAVDAIKQAQTEIGMPPSVIATFLGTAAAFQAALGNELFLILAAVVTVYIVLGVLYESFIHPITILSTLPSAGIGALLALMLAGEDLTIIALIGIILLIGIVKKNAIMMIDFALEAQRHEGRSPREAIYQACLLRFRPILMTTTAAILGALPLMLGSGVGSELRHPLGVTIVGGLLVSQALTLFTTPVIYLWFDRLATRFQGTPDPSGQRADLTP